The proteins below come from a single Vidua chalybeata isolate OUT-0048 chromosome 1, bVidCha1 merged haplotype, whole genome shotgun sequence genomic window:
- the LOC128795996 gene encoding interferon alpha-inducible protein 27-like protein 2B: MSDQNVRNAGFTPSGITGGSLASSLMSREARASGGGVPSGGPTSTLQEMGAKGTTHSSGYTSSGISGGSRASDTMSKEASAHGGGVPRGGTTSTVQSISMGGKGGRR, translated from the exons atGTCTGACCAGAACGTCCGCAACGCTGGTTTCACTCCCTCTGGGATCACAGGAGGATCTCTTGCTTCATCACTGATGTCCCGAGAAGCCAGAGCCTCTGGGGGAGGTGTGCCTTCTGGAGGACCCACTTCTACTCTCCAGGAAATGG GTGCCAAAGGTACAACCCACTCATCAGGTTATACCAGCAGCGGGATCTCTGGTGGATCCAGGGCCTCTGACACAATGTCCAAGGAGGCCTCAGCTCATGGAGGTGGAGTTCCCAGGGGCGGCACAACTTCCACTGTCCAGTCCATCT CCATgggtggaaaaggaggaaggcgctga